In Callospermophilus lateralis isolate mCalLat2 chromosome 18, mCalLat2.hap1, whole genome shotgun sequence, one DNA window encodes the following:
- the LOC143384240 gene encoding vomeronasal type-1 receptor 4-like produces the protein MAASDVAVGIIFLSQTVVGVLGNSSLLLHYLVLYFTGCRVRHTDLILQHLIVANLLTLLCRGVPQTMASFIFKFSLGNIKCKLLFYVLRVGRGVSIVTMCLLSVFQVITISPKDSRWAGLKVKAPRYIGSSIHLSWILYMLINIIVLIYMTGKWSNTTITDLKGFGYCSAIRPDITIDSLFAALVTFPDVLCVGLMLWASSSMVLILHRHKQRMQHVHKASSPRSSPESKATKTILLLVSTFVSLYTLSCIFQVCVVLLSNPSRFLVNTAAIVAGCFPALSPFLLMSRYSSASRLCFACIKILNPKFMNM, from the coding sequence ATGGCAGCCAGTGATGTGGCTGTAGGCATCATCTTCCTGTCACAGACTGTGGTTGGAGTTCTGGgcaattcctctcttctcctccatTACCTGGTCCTTTACTTCACTGGGTGCAGGGTAAGACACACAGACTTGATTCTTCAGCACTTGATTGTGGCCAACTTGTTAACTCTCCTGTGTAGAGGAGTTCCCCAGACAATGGCatctttcattttcaaattttcccttGGTAATATTAAATGCAAACTGCTTTTCTATGTTTTAAGGGTGGGCAGGGGTGTGTCCATTGTAACCATGTGTCTCCTGAGTGTCTTCCAGGTCATCACCATCAGCCCGAAGGACTCTAGATGGGCAGGACTTAAAGTGAAAGCTCCCAGGTACATTGGATCCTCCATACACCTGAGCTGGATTCTGTATATGCTTATAAATATTATTGTTCTCATATACATGACTGGAAAATGGAGCAACACAACAATAACAGACCTAAAAGGTTTTGGATACTGTTCTGCCATCCGTCCTGACATAACCATAGACTCACTCTTTGCAGCATTGGTGACATTCCCTGATGTCCTGTGTGTGGGGCTCATGCTCTGGGCCAGCAGCTCCATGGTACTCATCCTGCACAGGCACAAGCAGAGAATGCAGCATGTTCATAAGGCCAGCTCCCCCAGGTCCTCCCCCGAGTCCAAGGCCACCAAAACCATTCTCCTCCTGGTGAGCACCTTTGTCTCTTTGTACACACTTTCCTGCATCTTTCAGGTTTGTGTGGTTCTTTTGTCTAATCCCAGCAGGTTCTTGGTGAACACAGCTGCAATAGTTGCTGGGTGTTTTCCAGCTCTCAGCCCCTTCCTGCTCATGAGCAGATACTCCAGTGCATCCCGGCTCTGTTTTGcctgtataaaaattttaaatcccaAATTTATGAACATGTAA